The stretch of DNA GTATTCTTTATCAGCAGCAGCAGACGCTGCCGTCCGCCGATGACCTTGAAGACCTCACCAACCGCATTGCTGACCTGCGTCTTGAGCAGTTCGACATTAACCAGCAGCGTGATGCGATGTTCCAGAGCGACAGCTACGTCGGCAAGATTGAAGAGGGCCACAAGAACGAGGTTAACGACGAGGTTCACGATGCGCTGCTGCAGGTAGTGGATATGCGCCGCGAGCTGCTCGACCAGCTTAACAAGCAGCTGGGTAACCAGCTGATGATGGCGATTAACCTGCAAATTAACCAGCAGCAGCTGATGAGCGTCAGCACCAGCCTGCAGAAAATGCTGACCCAGCAAATCTTCTGGGTAAACAGCAACAAGCCGATGAACTGGGAGTGGATCAAATCCTTCCCGGGCGCGCTGCACGACCAAATCAAAGCTATGAAGCTGGACATCAGCTGGCACAAGGTGCTGGACGGGCTGTTCATGTCGTTGTTCACCGCGCTGCCGCTGATGCTGCTGGCCGGCCTGCTGCGCTGGCGTTACAAATGGATCGACAGGCAGCTGGCTAAGCTTGCTTCTGAAGTGGGGCAGCTGCGCACCGACACTCAGCTCAACACGCCGAAGGCAATTCTGCTGAACTTCCTGAAAGTACTGCCGCTGACGATGGCGATTCTTTCGGTAGGTTTAGTGCTGCTGTTTATGCAGCTCAATATCAGCGAACTGCTGTGGGCATTTGCCAAAGAGCTGGCGCTGTTCTGGCTGGTCTTCGGCATGGCATGGCGCATTCTGAGCAGCCGTGGCCTGGCCGTTATCTGGTTTAACATGCCGGAACATCTTACCCGCCATTATCGCCGTCAGATTGTGCGCATCAGCTTTGCCTTGCTGCCGCTGCTGTTCTGGTCCGTGGTCGGCGAGCTGTCGCCGCTGCACCTGATGGACGACGTGCTCGGGCAGTTTATGATTTTCCTTAACCTGCTGCTGATAACCTGCCTGATTATCCCGATGTGCCGTGACAACTGGCGCGATAAAGAGTCGCATCCGCTGCGTCTGCTGACCATTACCGTGCTGTCTGTCGTGCCGGTGGCGCTGCTGGTGCTGACGGCAACCGGCTACTTCTACACCACGCTGCGGCTGGCGAACCGCTGGATAGACACGGTCTATCTGGTGATTATCTGGAACCTGATTCACCAGACGGTGATCCGTGGCCTGAGCGTTGCGGCGCGCCGTATTGCCTATCGCCGTGCGCTGGCTCGTCGCCAGAATATGGTGAAAGAAGGGGCGGAAGGCGCTGAGCCGGTTGAAGAGCCGCCGCTGGCGTTGGATCAGATTAACCAGCAGACGATGCGCCTGACCATGCTGCTGATGTTCGCCCTGTTCGCCGTGGTGTTTTACGCCATCTGGTCGGATTTAATCACCGTCTTTGCCTACCTCGATAGCATCGTGCTGTGGCACTACACCGGCAGCGAAGCCGGCGCGGCGGTAATGAAAAACGTCACCATGGGCAGCATTCTGTTTGCCGTGGTGGCCGCGATGGTGGCCTGGGCGCTGATTCGAAACCTGCCTGGCCTGCTGGAAGTGCTGGTGCTGTCACGCCTGAAAATGCGCCAGGGCGCGTCTTACGCCATTACCACTATTCTCAACTATGCCATTATCGTGATTGGCGCGATGACGGTATTCGGCTCGCTCGGCGTGTCGTGGGACAAGCTGCAATGGCTGGCGGCGGCGCTGTCGGTAGGCCTGGGCTTTGGCTTACAGGAGATCTTCGGTAACTTCGTTTCCGGCCTGATCATCCTGTTCGAACGCCCGGTGCGCATCGGCGATACCGTCACCATCGGAACGTTCTCCGGCAGCGTCAGCAAGATCCGTATCCGTGCGACGACGATCACCGATTTTGACCGTAAAGAAGTGATCATTCCGAACAAAGCGTTTGTCACCGAACGCCTGATCAACTGGTCGCTGACGGACACAATCACTCGCGTGGTTATCAAGCTCGGCGTGGCTTACGGCTCAGATCTCGACAAAGTGAAAGAGATCCTGCTCAAAGCGGCGATGGATCATCCGCGCGTGATGCACGACCCGGAACCTGCGGTGTACTTCACGACGTTTGGCGCCAGTACGCTCGACCACGAACTGCGGCTGTATGTCCGTGAGCTGCGTGACCGCAGCATCACCGTGGATGAGCTGAACCGCGCCATCGACAGGCTGTGCCGCGAAAACAATATCAATATCGCCTTCAATCAGCTTGAAGTGCATCTGCATAACGAAAAGGGCGATGAGCTAACGGAAGTGAAGCGCGATTTGGGCAAAAACGGCGGTTTGCTGCCGCCGTCTCTCTAAGCGTGACAATCAGCGGGAAGCCTTTTCTTCCCGCTGTTTGCGTAGAAAATCCTCACGAACGATGTCCAGCGCTGCAAGCGCGGTGTCCGTTGGGATCTGGTGCTGCTCCAGCAGCATAATTAAATCGACGGCCAGTTTGACCTCGTCCGGGGCGTTATCCAGCGACATTCTTGCTCCTTATTTTGGGGTTAACTCAGCCCGCGTTCACGTCTTTCGATGGCTTTTTCTATGCGGGCCAGCGCCTGGCGGCAGCGCTGCAGGCGGCCTTCCAGCGCGGCGAGTTCACGCTGAAGCTTTTGCTGACCCGCGAGCGTGGCCTGCACCGTAAGCTGGGTTTCGCGATCGCTCACCATCGCCAGCAGGCGCCGTTCATAATCCTGATGGGTGGACAGTTTTTCGTACAGATTTTCCTGCACCTTGTGCTGCGGCTCGCTTTTGCGTAAATGCGCGGTGGCTAATTCCCGCTGCAGCGCGGCAATCTGTGCGACCAGTTTTTCGGCGATAAACGCCACCTGATCGGTTTTACCGTGGCTGACGCTAAGCTGAAGCTGGGCGAGATTGGCCTGGGCTTCCTGAAGATAATCTTTCAGCTGCGTGCTGTGGGTATGGAAGAGCTTACGGTCAAAGCGCGCCTGGCTTGCCCGCAGCAGGGCGACCGGCTCAACGGCGGCTGCCAGCTCGACGACCCGAGCTTCAAGGGCTTGTAACAGCGAAGCGGTTTTCACAAAATGGCTCTCCAGGGGTTGTCAGAGGTTACGGCATGAAGCGTCTTATTCTAATCATCATCGGCTGGTTGGCGGTAGTGCTTGCTACGCTGGGTGTGATATTGCCGCTGTTGCCGACCACGCCTTTTCTGCTGCTGGCCGCGTGGTGTTTTGCCCGCTCGTCGCCGCGCTTTCACCACTGGCTACTCTACCGTTCGTGGTTTGGCAGCTATTTGCGCTACTGGCAGCAGCATCGGGCGATGCCCCGAGGGGCGAAGCCAAAGGCGATTCTGTTTATTCTCGCCACTTTCGCGATTTCGCTGTGGCTGGTGAAGATAGTGTGGGTTAGAATTTTGCTGCTGGTGATTCTTTGTGCGCTGCTTGCTTTTATGTGGCGCATTCCGGTGGTTGATGAAGCACAACAAAAGCGATAAAGCGCAGCAGAAGCTGTTGCAATTGTCGCGCCCAGCCAGTAAATTCGAGCGTTTTCGAGCACGGGTACAGCTGGTTAACCGTTAACCAGTGGTTCACATTCGAACCCACATGTACTCTGTTTAGTATCATGTTTTTTGCAGGCATAAACCGATGACCGCGACTGCGCAGCAGCTTGAATATCTCAAAAACAGCATTAAAAGCGTTCCTGATTACCCAAAACCAGGAATTCTGTTCCGTGACGTCACCAGCTTGCTGGAAGATCCGAAAGCATATGCCACCAGCATTGCCCTTTTAGTTTCTCGTTTTAAAGACGCAGGGATCACCAAAGTGGTGGGCACCGAAGCGCGTGGCTTCCTGTTTGGCGCCCCGGTTGCGCTGGAGATGGGCGTTGGGTTCATTCCTGTGCGCAAACCTCGTAAGCTGCCGCGTGAAACCATCGCCGAAAGCTATGAGCTGGAATACGGCACCGACAGCCTTGAAATCCACGTAGATGCCATCAAGCCGGGCGATAAAGTGCTGGTGGTGGACGATCTGCTGGCGACCGGCGGCACCATTGAAGCGACGGTAAAACTGATTCGTCGCCTGGGTGGCGAAGTGACCGATGCGGCATTCGTGATTAACCTGTTTGACCTTGGCGGCGAGCAGCGCCTGGAAAAAATGGGCGTGAAAAGCTTCTGCCTGGTGCCTTTCCCGGGTCACTAAGTTCGACCGTATTGCCATACAGTGACAAGCCTCGCTCGCCCATCGGGCGAGGCATATGTTAGCATTACCCCCTCAATTCACCTTTCCCGCGAACCAGAGCCTAACTCCAGATGAGCTACCAGGTCTTAGCCCGCAAATGGCGCCCACAAACTTTTGCTGATGTTGTCGGCCAGCAACACGTACTGACCGCGCTGGCTAATGGTTTGTCGCTGGGCCGCATCCACCATGCGTACCTTTTTTCCGGCACCCGAGGGGTGGGGAAAACCTCAATCGCCCGTCTGCTGGCGAAAGGGCTGAATTGCGAAACCGGCATTACCGCGACCCCTTGTGGCGTCTGCGATAACTGCCGCGAAATAGAACAAGGCCGCTTTGTCGACCTGATTGAGATAGACGCTGCCTCGCGTACCAAAGTTGAAGACACCCGCGACCTGCTGGACAACGTTCAGTACGCCCCCGCGCGTGGCCGCTTTAAGGTCTACCTTATCGATGAAGTGCACATGCTCTCGCGCCACAGCTTCAACGCGCTGCTTAAGACGCTGGAAGAGCCTCCTCCGCACGTAAAATTCCTGCTGGCCACCACCGATCCGCAAAAGCTGCCGGTGACGATTCTTTCCCGTTGCCTGCAGTTCCACCTGAAAGCGCTGGACGTCGAACAAATCCGCCATCAGCTGGAACACATTCTTGGTGAGGAGAAGGTTGTTAGCGAGCCCCGCGCGCTGCAGCTGTTAGCCCGGGCGGCAGACGGCAGCCTGCGTGATGCGCTGAGCCTGACCGACCAGGCGATTGCCAGCGGTGACGGCCAGGTCACGACGTCGGCCGTCAGCACCATGCTTGGCACCCTTGATGATGACCAGGCGCTGTCGCTGATTGAAGCGGTGGTGCATGCCGACGGGCAGCGCGTAATGGCGTTGCTGAACGACGCGGCGGCACGTGGCGTTGAGTGGGAAGCATTGCTGGTGGAAATGTCCGCGCTGCTGCACCGCGTGGCGATGGTCCAGCTTTCTCCTTCCGCACTTGGCAGCGATATGGCGGCTATCGAACAGCGTATGCGTGAACTTGCGCGCGTTGTCCCACCCGCCGACATACAGCTTTACTACCAGACATTGCTGATTGGCCGCAAAGAGCTGCCGTGGGCGCCGGATCGCCGCATGGGCGTAGAAATGACGCTGCTGCGTGCGCTGGCCTTCCATCCGCGCAAACCGCTGCCCGAGCCGGAAGTACCACGCCAGGCGGCAAGCATTCCGGTGATTAACCCGGCGTCGCATCAGCCAGCAGCAAGGCAGCAGCAGGCGGCTCCGCCGCCGGACAGGGAAGCCCCTCCGCTGCCGGATGCTACCAGCCAGATCCTTCAGGCGCGCAGCCAGCTGATGCGCCATCAGGAGACTGACAAAGCAAAAAAGAATGAGCCGGCAGCGCAACGACTAGCGCGGCCGGCAAAAAGCACCGCGCTGGAACGTTTGGCCTCGGTGACCGAACGCGTTCAGGCACGGCCTGCGCCATCGGTGCCGGAAAAACCGGCGAAGCCAGAAGCCTATCGCTGGAAATCACAAAATCCGATTGAAGCGGCGCCCGAGCCGGTTGCGACGCCAAAGGCGCTGAAAAAAGCGCTCGAGCATGAAAAAACGCCGGAACTAGCGCAGAAGCTGGCCGAAGAGGCTATCGAGCGCGACGAGTGGGCGGCGGAAATCAATCAGCTGATGCTGCCAAAACTGGTGCAACAGCTGGCGCTCAATGCCTGGAAAGAGGCGGACGGCAACCGGGTTTGCCTGCATTTGCGTCCGGGCCAGCGCCACCTGAATTCGCCCTCGGCGCAAAAAACGCTCTCAGATGCCATGAGCACGTTCCATGGCGAGGCGATAGAACTGACTATTATTGAAGATGAGAATCTGGCTCGCCGCACGCCGCTTGAGTGGCGTCAGGCCATCTACGAAGAGAAGCTGGCGCAGGCGCGCGAATCGATGAACAGCGACAGCAATATTCAGACTCTGCAAAGGTTCTTTGACGCAGAGCTGGATGAAGATAGTATTCGCCCTGTTTGATATGCCTCGTTTTGCGCGGCATAGTGTGAAACCCCGATAGCCACTCTCGCATTCCGCGAGGCTGGCCCGATGAAAGAGAGAAGATTATGTTTGGAAAAGGCGGTCTGGGTAACCTGATGAAGCAGGCCCAGCAGATGCAGGAAAAAATGGCCCAGGCTCAGGAAGAAATCGCCAACATGGAAGTCACCGGCGAGTCCGGCGCGGGCCTGGTGAAAGTGACCATCAACGGGGCGCATAACTGCCGCCGCGTCGAAATCGATCCAAGCCTGATGGAAGATGACAAAGAAATGGTTGAAGACCTGGTTGCCGCAGCCTTCAACGATGCCGCTCGCCGTATCGGTGAAGCGCAGAAAGAAAAAATGGCCGGGGTTTCCAACGGCATGCAGCTGCCGCCGGGCTTCAAAATGCCATTCTGATGCATTCCCGCCTTCTCCTGCCCGGGAGAAGGCCGTTTTCTCACTCCTCGTTCAGTGCCTGATAACTCTCTGCCAGAAAATCAATCAACGCCCGTACCGCCGGCAGCTGCCCACGCCGGGAAGGGAACACCACGTGCACTACCTCCATTCTTGCCCGCCATTCAGGCAGAACGTGAACCAGCTTGCCCTGTTCCAGCGCGTCGTTAAGCATCAGCTTCGGGAGCTGCACGACGCCAATGCCGTTGAGCGCCGCGGTTCGCAGCGCAATCATATCCGTCGTAATAAAGCGGGGTTTATGGTGGACAATCACTTCCCGCTGTTCGGGGCCAAACAGGCACCAGCGGTAGGTTTGCTGCGGCCTGTCCAGCGCCAGGCTTGGCCAGTGGGCGAGATCTGTTGGCGCGGCAGGCATACCCTGACGGGCTATCAGCTCCGGGCTGGCGACCAGGCACATGCTGCGCGTCGCCAGCTTGCGCATCACCAGATCGCTATCCTCCAGCGGCAGAGGCCGCACGCGAATAGCCAGATCGACGTTTTCGTTCAGCACGTCCACGCGCCGGTTGGTTTCCTCAAGCTGAATCACAATCTGCGGATAGAGGCGCATAAAGCGCGCCAGCATATCGCCGATGTGGACATGCAAAAGCGCAATCGGGCAGGTGAGGCGAATCAGCCCTCGCGGCTCTGATTTTAGCGTGTCGATGGCCTCCTGTGCCGCTTCGGCTTCAATCATCATCGCCTTGCAGTGGCGATAGAAGATCTGCCCGGCCTCCGTGACGGTGAAGCTACGCGTCGAGCGCTGTAACAGGCGGGTTTCAAGCCGCTCTTCTAGCAGCGCAATGCGGCGGCTCAGGCGTGATTTCGGAATGCCGATCGCCCGGCTGGCGGGGGAGAAACCGCCGTTGTCGACCACCTGCACGAAATACCACAGATCGTTGAGGTCCTGCATTTCTATTGTCCTGTTTATGGAACACTGAGTCTACTTTAGCACTCTACCGGACCGGGTGTCTGACGAGTAAGCTTTATCCCATCAGAAACAACCCTTGTGGAGAGAATCATGAAATCAATTCTTGGCGTCTATACCGCACCGGCTTCCCACTGGGTGGGCGATGGTTTCCCGGTTCGTTCGATGTTTTCGTACTCTAAATTTGCCGGGCAGCTTAGCCCGTTCCTGCTGCTGGACTACGCGGGCCCGGCGGAGTTTAAGCCGAGCAACAAAGGACAGCGCGGCGTGGATCAGCACCCGCACCGCGGCTTTGAAACCGTGACTATCGTCTACAAAGGCGAAGTGGCGCACCGCGATAACGCGGGCAACGGCGGCGTGATTGGCCCAGGCGACGTGCAGTGGATGACCGCCGGGAGCGGGATCCTGCATGAAGAGTACCATTCTCCGGCGTTTAGCGAAGCCGGCGGCAGCCTCGAAATGGTCCAGCTTTGGGTTAACCTGCCTGCAAAAGACAAAATGACCGCGCCTGGCTATCAGCCGATTACCGACGGCGATATTCCGGTGGTCGATTTGCCGGACAATGCCGGGAAGGTTCGCGTGATTGCCGGTGAGTTTGACGGGACCAAAGGCCCGGCCCGGACCTTCTCGCCGATGAGCATCTGGGATTTGCGCCTGAACCCGCAGGGCGTCACTCAACTGGCGGTTAAAGACGGCTGGAACACGGCGCTGGTGGTGCTGAAAGGCACGGTGCTGGTCAACGGTGAAGAGGTGGCTCGGGAGGCGCAGCTGGTGGTGCTGGATGCCAAAGGCGATAGGGTGACCCTTGAAGCCAACAATGACGCGGTGGTTCTGCTGCTCAGCGGCGAGCCTCTGAATGAGCCGGTTGTGGGTTACGGTCCGTTCGTGATGAACACCAAAGAGGAAATTCATCAGGCCATCGATGATTTTAACCAGGGCCGTTTCGGCAAAGACATCGCGTAAACTTATCCCCCGGCGAGCTATCGTGCGGGGGATATCTTTTCCTATACCCATCCTCGGGGCTAATGTTAGGCTATACCCCACTTTTTCTCACAAGCCCGAGCGATGCAAACCAGTCCTTTACTCTCAGCCCTTATGGAATCCCTGCGCTGCCTGCCCGGCGTTGGCCCCAAATCCGCCCAGCGTATGGCGTTTGCCCTGCTGCAGCGAGACCGCAGCGGCGGTATGCGTCTGGCTCAGGCACTGACCCGCGCGATGTCCGAGATTGGCCACTGTGCGGATTGCCGTACCTTTACCGAGCAGGAAGTGTGTTCCATTTGCTCCAACCCGCGCCGCCAGGAAAACGGCCAGATATGCGTGGTAGAAAGCCCGGCGGATATTCACGCCATCGAGCAAACCGGGCAGTTCTCCGGCCGCTATTTTGTGCTGATGGGGCACCTTTCGCCGCTGGACGGCATTGGCCCGAACGACATCGGCCTGGATCGCCTTGAGCATCGCCTTGCGAGCGAGCCGATGAAAGAGGTTATTCTCGCCACTAACCCGACGGTGGAAGGCGAGGCTACCGCCAACTATATTGCCGAGCTGTGCGCCCAATATGGCGTTGAAGCCAGCCGTATCGCGCACGGTGTGCCGGTAGGAGGCGAGCTTGAAATGGTGGACGGCACCACGCTTTCTCACTCGCTGGTTGGCCGCCATAAGATTAATTTTTAGCCGTCCGGAGGAGGTTTTTGCCTCCTCCTGCTTGAAAAGGCACAAATCGCTACCATATCCCCCTCAACGTTTTCTTCATCCCGTATGATTTTGTTGAGGTATCCATGACCATGAAAGGACAAGAGACCCGCGGTTTTCAGTCAGAGGTAAAACAGCTTCTGCACCTGATGATCCACTCTCTGTATTCAAACAAAGAAATCTTCCTGCGTGAGCTGATCTCCAACGCTTCTGATGCGGCAGACAAGCTGCGCTTTCGCGCGCTGTCGAACGCCAGCCTTTATGAAGGCGACGGTGAGCTGCGCGTTCGCGTCTCTTTTGACAAAGAGAATCGCACCCTGACAATCGCCGATAACGGCATCGGTATGACCCGAGATGAGGTCATTGATCATCTGGGTACCATCGCTAAATCCGGCACCAAAGCTTTCCTCGAGTCCATGGGCTCCGATCAGGCGAAAGACAGCCAGCTGATTGGCCAGTTTGGCGTTGGCTTCTATTCTGCGTTTATCGTGGCTGACAAAGTCACCGTTCGCACTCGCGCCGCCGGTGCCAGCGCGGATCAGGGCGTGTTCTGGGAATCTGAAGGCGCGGGTGAATACACCGTGGCCGACATTGAGAAAGCCGATCGCGGCACCGAAATCACGCTGCACCTGCGCGAAGGCGAAGATGAGTTCCTGGACGACTGGCGCGTTCGCTCCGTCATCAGTAAGTATTCCGACCATATCGCGTTGCCGGTTGAGATTGAACAGCGTGAAGAGAAAGACGGCGAAACCGTTATCAGCTGGGAAAAAATCAACAAGGCTCAGGCGCTGTGGACCCGCAGCAAGTCTGAAGTCAGCGAAGACGAATACAAAGAGTTCTACAAGCATATCGCCCACGATTTTACCGACCCAATTTCCTGGAGCCACAACCGCGTGGAAGGCAAGCAGGAGTACACCAGCCTGCTGTACATCCCTTCACAGGCACCGTGGGATATGTGGAACCGCGACCATAAACACGGGCTGAAACTCTACGTACAGCGCGTGTTCATCATGGACGACGCGGAGCAGTTCATGCCGAACTACCTGCGCTTTGTTCGCGGCCTGATAGATTCTAACGACCTGCCGCTGAACGTTTCCCGTGAAATCCTGCAGGACAGCCGCGTGACCCAGAACCTGCGTAGCGCGCTGACCAAACGCGTGCTGCAGATGCTGGATAAGCTGGCGAAAGACGATGCCGAGAAGTACCAGACCTTCTGGAAAAACTTCGGCCTCGTGCTGAAAGAAGGCCCGGCGGAAGATAACGCGAACCAGGAAGCTATCGCTAAGCTGCTGCGCTTCGCGACCACGCACACGGATTCTTCAGCCCAGACCGTGTCGCTGGAAGAGTACGTCTCCCGCATGAAAGAAGGCCAGGAGAAGATCTACTACATCACCGCAGACAGCTACGCGGCGGCGAAGAGCAGCCCGCATCTGGAACTGCTGCGTAAGAAAGGCATCGAGGTTCTGCTGCTTTCCGACCGCATCGATGAGTGGATGATGAGCTACCTGACCGAGTTCGACGGCAAAGCGTTCCAGTCTGTGAGCAAAACCGACGAATCGCTGGATAAGCTGACGGACGAAGAGACTGAAGAAGCGAAAGAGGCCGAGAAAGCCCTGGAGCCGTTCGTGGACCGCGTGAAAACCCTGCTGGGCGAGCGCGTGAAGGAAGTGCGCCTGACTCACCGCCTGACCGATACGCCGGCGATCGTGACCACCGACAGCAACGACATGAGCACCCAGATGGCGAAACTGTTTGCCGCTGCGGGCCAGGAAGTGCCGGACGTGAAGTACATCTTCGAGCTTAACCCGGAGCATGCGCTGGTGAAACGCGCTGCGGATACGCAGGATGACGCGCAGTTCGGCGAGTGGGTCGAGCTGCTGCTGGACCAGGCGCTGTTAGCCGAGCGTGGTCAGCTGGAAGATCCTAACCAGTTCATCCGCCGTATGAACCAATTGCTGGTTTCTTAAGTCGGGTTGAAAGACTGACAAAAACCACCTGCACAGGCAGGTGGTTTTTTTTCGCTTAAATTTGGGGGCATGGTAATCACCTTAAAAATAAATGATATAAAAGTAAGGTTATTTTACTGCCGTCATGCGAGTGTCTGATATTGAATTTCAGCTATTACAGCCACTTTATTTTGCTTTCCCAGCCTTTAAGTTCCATGCACTGATTAAACAACCGATCGCGGCTTTCGCTATTCACGTCCATCACATAGCTTTCTATTTCAGGCTTTTTTACCGCCCTGGTTTTCTCGCCGTCACAATCATCTTTTTTGGTACAGGCTTCATAGTAAGTGGTGTACTTAGTCCGTTGTGCAACCTCGTTCCTCACCGGAAAAGCCTGCTGGGACTGGGTTTCACAGGCAGCACGGGCGCTGGTGTATTCCTGCGCGTTACTGCGAGTTTTTACCCACTGTGATGTGCATCCGCTGAGCAGCAAACAACAGATGAGGGGGAGTAAAGTCTTATTCATGGCGGGCGCTCTTCCTCTTAGCAAAATAGATCTCCTGATTAACAGCCTGACGCCATACAGAATCGGCAGGAGTGTTGGGCGTCATTATAATTGCTGTATATAAACGTAATCTATATAGCGCACCCTTTTCAGGAAGTCTGGCAGTTGATAAACCAGCAGACGAAGACCTAATTTATCCCTGGTGATACAGGGGATAAGTAAGCTGCTGTAAAAATAAAAACGCTGTTTGGCTGAAGCGATTCTGACTTCGGC from Cedecea neteri encodes:
- the priC gene encoding primosomal replication protein PriC; translated protein: MKTASLLQALEARVVELAAAVEPVALLRASQARFDRKLFHTHSTQLKDYLQEAQANLAQLQLSVSHGKTDQVAFIAEKLVAQIAALQRELATAHLRKSEPQHKVQENLYEKLSTHQDYERRLLAMVSDRETQLTVQATLAGQQKLQRELAALEGRLQRCRQALARIEKAIERRERGLS
- a CDS encoding LysR family transcriptional regulator, with product MQDLNDLWYFVQVVDNGGFSPASRAIGIPKSRLSRRIALLEERLETRLLQRSTRSFTVTEAGQIFYRHCKAMMIEAEAAQEAIDTLKSEPRGLIRLTCPIALLHVHIGDMLARFMRLYPQIVIQLEETNRRVDVLNENVDLAIRVRPLPLEDSDLVMRKLATRSMCLVASPELIARQGMPAAPTDLAHWPSLALDRPQQTYRWCLFGPEQREVIVHHKPRFITTDMIALRTAALNGIGVVQLPKLMLNDALEQGKLVHVLPEWRARMEVVHVVFPSRRGQLPAVRALIDFLAESYQALNEE
- a CDS encoding YbaB/EbfC family nucleoid-associated protein; the protein is MFGKGGLGNLMKQAQQMQEKMAQAQEEIANMEVTGESGAGLVKVTINGAHNCRRVEIDPSLMEDDKEMVEDLVAAAFNDAARRIGEAQKEKMAGVSNGMQLPPGFKMPF
- the apt gene encoding adenine phosphoribosyltransferase, with the translated sequence MTATAQQLEYLKNSIKSVPDYPKPGILFRDVTSLLEDPKAYATSIALLVSRFKDAGITKVVGTEARGFLFGAPVALEMGVGFIPVRKPRKLPRETIAESYELEYGTDSLEIHVDAIKPGDKVLVVDDLLATGGTIEATVKLIRRLGGEVTDAAFVINLFDLGGEQRLEKMGVKSFCLVPFPGH
- the recR gene encoding recombination mediator RecR — translated: MQTSPLLSALMESLRCLPGVGPKSAQRMAFALLQRDRSGGMRLAQALTRAMSEIGHCADCRTFTEQEVCSICSNPRRQENGQICVVESPADIHAIEQTGQFSGRYFVLMGHLSPLDGIGPNDIGLDRLEHRLASEPMKEVILATNPTVEGEATANYIAELCAQYGVEASRIAHGVPVGGELEMVDGTTLSHSLVGRHKINF
- a CDS encoding pirin family protein, whose translation is MKSILGVYTAPASHWVGDGFPVRSMFSYSKFAGQLSPFLLLDYAGPAEFKPSNKGQRGVDQHPHRGFETVTIVYKGEVAHRDNAGNGGVIGPGDVQWMTAGSGILHEEYHSPAFSEAGGSLEMVQLWVNLPAKDKMTAPGYQPITDGDIPVVDLPDNAGKVRVIAGEFDGTKGPARTFSPMSIWDLRLNPQGVTQLAVKDGWNTALVVLKGTVLVNGEEVAREAQLVVLDAKGDRVTLEANNDAVVLLLSGEPLNEPVVGYGPFVMNTKEEIHQAIDDFNQGRFGKDIA
- the rsmS gene encoding pleiotropic regulatory protein RsmS, whose amino-acid sequence is MSLDNAPDEVKLAVDLIMLLEQHQIPTDTALAALDIVREDFLRKQREEKASR
- the mscK gene encoding mechanosensitive channel MscK, giving the protein MTTQHNALSRTSRSAFILFLFLFVSTLLPFSLAQAAQNNGDLPARAEVQSQLDTLNKQKTLTADDKLTQKDLTETLEMLDKLDRVKQETAQLKTTVAQAPDKLKQATEALNSLSTPADDDATRKTLSTLSLRQLEARLTSVLDQLQSANNDLSTLNSQLVSLQTQPERVQNAMYSASQQLLQVRNRLNGTTPGEATLRPSQQNLLLVQQALLNTQIEQQRKSLEGNTVLQDALQKQRDYTNANIGQLEHSLQLLQEAVNSKRLTLTEKTAQEAVTPDDADTSAIQNNPLVRQELDVNHQLSQRLINATQSGNELVQRNIRVKNWLDRALQSERNLKEQISVLKGSLLLSRILYQQQQTLPSADDLEDLTNRIADLRLEQFDINQQRDAMFQSDSYVGKIEEGHKNEVNDEVHDALLQVVDMRRELLDQLNKQLGNQLMMAINLQINQQQLMSVSTSLQKMLTQQIFWVNSNKPMNWEWIKSFPGALHDQIKAMKLDISWHKVLDGLFMSLFTALPLMLLAGLLRWRYKWIDRQLAKLASEVGQLRTDTQLNTPKAILLNFLKVLPLTMAILSVGLVLLFMQLNISELLWAFAKELALFWLVFGMAWRILSSRGLAVIWFNMPEHLTRHYRRQIVRISFALLPLLFWSVVGELSPLHLMDDVLGQFMIFLNLLLITCLIIPMCRDNWRDKESHPLRLLTITVLSVVPVALLVLTATGYFYTTLRLANRWIDTVYLVIIWNLIHQTVIRGLSVAARRIAYRRALARRQNMVKEGAEGAEPVEEPPLALDQINQQTMRLTMLLMFALFAVVFYAIWSDLITVFAYLDSIVLWHYTGSEAGAAVMKNVTMGSILFAVVAAMVAWALIRNLPGLLEVLVLSRLKMRQGASYAITTILNYAIIVIGAMTVFGSLGVSWDKLQWLAAALSVGLGFGLQEIFGNFVSGLIILFERPVRIGDTVTIGTFSGSVSKIRIRATTITDFDRKEVIIPNKAFVTERLINWSLTDTITRVVIKLGVAYGSDLDKVKEILLKAAMDHPRVMHDPEPAVYFTTFGASTLDHELRLYVRELRDRSITVDELNRAIDRLCRENNINIAFNQLEVHLHNEKGDELTEVKRDLGKNGGLLPPSL
- the dnaX gene encoding DNA polymerase III subunit gamma/tau; translated protein: MSYQVLARKWRPQTFADVVGQQHVLTALANGLSLGRIHHAYLFSGTRGVGKTSIARLLAKGLNCETGITATPCGVCDNCREIEQGRFVDLIEIDAASRTKVEDTRDLLDNVQYAPARGRFKVYLIDEVHMLSRHSFNALLKTLEEPPPHVKFLLATTDPQKLPVTILSRCLQFHLKALDVEQIRHQLEHILGEEKVVSEPRALQLLARAADGSLRDALSLTDQAIASGDGQVTTSAVSTMLGTLDDDQALSLIEAVVHADGQRVMALLNDAAARGVEWEALLVEMSALLHRVAMVQLSPSALGSDMAAIEQRMRELARVVPPADIQLYYQTLLIGRKELPWAPDRRMGVEMTLLRALAFHPRKPLPEPEVPRQAASIPVINPASHQPAARQQQAAPPPDREAPPLPDATSQILQARSQLMRHQETDKAKKNEPAAQRLARPAKSTALERLASVTERVQARPAPSVPEKPAKPEAYRWKSQNPIEAAPEPVATPKALKKALEHEKTPELAQKLAEEAIERDEWAAEINQLMLPKLVQQLALNAWKEADGNRVCLHLRPGQRHLNSPSAQKTLSDAMSTFHGEAIELTIIEDENLARRTPLEWRQAIYEEKLAQARESMNSDSNIQTLQRFFDAELDEDSIRPV
- a CDS encoding DUF454 family protein, with product MKRLILIIIGWLAVVLATLGVILPLLPTTPFLLLAAWCFARSSPRFHHWLLYRSWFGSYLRYWQQHRAMPRGAKPKAILFILATFAISLWLVKIVWVRILLLVILCALLAFMWRIPVVDEAQQKR